From one Peptoniphilaceae bacterium AMB_02 genomic stretch:
- a CDS encoding L,D-transpeptidase, whose translation MWKENLEATGIGQITVKGGIYGWQMDVDESTNELMKVLSAYESKDLVPVFLNEGLQRGLNDIGKTYIEIDINRQHLWYYKDGELMTNTPIVTGDPTRGVATPKGVWKVWSREKDRSLVGIVPEGSADYSSYVDFWMPVNWSGVGIHNSRWRTEFGGGIYNGSGSYGCINLPYDPSKIIFDNVEINTPVVIY comes from the coding sequence ATGTGGAAAGAAAATTTGGAAGCTACAGGTATTGGTCAAATTACGGTTAAAGGAGGAATCTACGGATGGCAAATGGATGTAGACGAATCTACAAATGAATTGATGAAAGTATTAAGTGCATATGAATCAAAGGATTTGGTACCTGTTTTTCTAAATGAAGGACTACAAAGAGGACTAAACGATATAGGAAAGACTTATATTGAGATAGACATAAACAGACAACACCTATGGTATTACAAAGATGGAGAATTGATGACGAATACTCCAATAGTTACCGGCGATCCAACGAGAGGAGTCGCAACTCCTAAAGGCGTTTGGAAAGTATGGTCAAGAGAAAAAGATAGATCTTTGGTAGGTATAGTTCCTGAAGGCTCAGCAGATTATTCTTCTTATGTTGATTTCTGGATGCCTGTTAACTGGAGCGGTGTTGGAATACACAATTCCAGATGGAGAACCGAGTTTGGAGGAGGGATTTATAATGGTAGCGGTAGTTATGGATGCATAAACTTACCTTATGATCCTTCTAAGATAATCTTTGACAATGTAGAAATAAATACTCCGGTAGTAATATATTAA
- a CDS encoding FprA family A-type flavoprotein translates to MELISVRINDFLHYVGVNDRDTHLFENLWPLENGVSYNSYLINAEKTALLDTVKITKVSDFTAKLRAALGDKNLDYLVIHHMEPDHSGAVSTIRELYPDVQIVGNKRTIQYLEEFYGITENILEVKDGETLDLGDRSLTFYTTPMVHWPESMVSYEPKSKILFSQDAFGGFGALDGTIFDDEINLDFYHSETRRYFSNIVGKFSKQVQSALKKLAGLEISMVCPVHGPIWRSHPEKIIELYDKWSRYEVEEGVIIVYGSMYGNTQRMAEVIARELAVQGISNIKVFDVSKTHESYILSEIWRYKGLILGSCTYNNYMFPLMTKLVNILDMNKIENHVLGVFGSYSWSGGAVKALKEFGEKGKYDMIPEVVEAKCAACDEDIIGLRNIARTMAHKLKEDRLTELTDLLDN, encoded by the coding sequence ATGGAACTAATATCCGTAAGAATTAACGATTTTTTACACTATGTTGGTGTTAACGACAGAGATACACATCTTTTTGAAAATCTATGGCCGCTTGAGAATGGTGTATCATATAACTCATACCTCATCAATGCCGAAAAAACTGCACTTCTCGATACAGTTAAAATAACTAAGGTCTCAGATTTTACTGCAAAACTTAGAGCAGCTCTCGGGGATAAAAATCTGGATTACCTAGTCATCCATCACATGGAACCCGATCACTCCGGAGCAGTCTCTACAATTAGAGAACTCTACCCCGATGTGCAAATTGTTGGAAATAAGAGAACGATTCAATATCTTGAAGAATTTTATGGTATAACTGAAAACATCTTGGAAGTAAAGGACGGAGAGACGCTGGATCTTGGCGACAGGTCTTTAACTTTTTATACTACACCAATGGTACATTGGCCTGAATCAATGGTTAGTTATGAACCAAAGAGCAAGATTCTCTTCTCTCAAGACGCTTTTGGTGGTTTTGGTGCACTTGACGGAACTATTTTTGACGATGAAATCAACTTGGACTTCTACCATTCTGAAACCAGAAGATACTTTTCTAATATCGTAGGAAAGTTCAGCAAGCAAGTACAATCTGCTTTAAAGAAATTAGCCGGTTTGGAAATATCTATGGTTTGTCCGGTACATGGTCCTATTTGGAGATCTCATCCTGAAAAAATAATAGAGCTTTATGACAAATGGTCTAGATACGAAGTTGAAGAAGGAGTAATTATAGTATATGGATCCATGTACGGAAATACTCAAAGAATGGCTGAAGTTATCGCCAGAGAACTTGCTGTTCAAGGTATAAGTAATATAAAAGTTTTTGATGTTTCAAAAACACATGAATCATATATACTCAGTGAAATCTGGAGATACAAAGGTTTAATCTTAGGATCTTGTACTTACAATAACTACATGTTCCCACTTATGACCAAACTTGTTAATATCCTAGATATGAACAAAATTGAAAATCATGTACTTGGCGTGTTCGGATCCTATAGCTGGAGCGGTGGAGCTGTAAAAGCACTTAAGGAATTTGGAGAAAAAGGAAAATATGATATGATTCCTGAAGTAGTTGAAGCAAAATGCGCTGCATGTGACGAAGATATCATTGGACTCAGAAATATTGCCAGAACAATGGCTCATAAGCTCAAAGAAGACAGATTGACAGAACTGACAGATTTACTGGACAACTAA